In Flavobacterium gelatinilyticum, a genomic segment contains:
- a CDS encoding DUF6660 family protein has translation MKWITIILSIYLMALSNMPCADVEVNSAVHKTAQFASEDNHSHDKDNDLCSPFCACNCCGAQILSYHSAVSFEFPKIYTQISIPLPSYNSVFISNFYGSIWQPPQIA, from the coding sequence GTGAAATGGATAACAATCATATTGTCAATTTACCTTATGGCACTTTCAAATATGCCTTGTGCAGATGTGGAAGTAAACAGCGCTGTGCACAAAACAGCCCAGTTTGCATCAGAAGACAATCATTCGCATGACAAAGACAATGATTTATGTTCTCCGTTTTGTGCCTGTAATTGCTGCGGTGCACAGATTTTAAGTTACCATTCTGCTGTAAGTTTTGAATTTCCTAAAATTTACACCCAAATTTCAATTCCTTTACCAAGTTATAATTCTGTTTTTATTTCCAATTTCTACGGAAGTATTTGGCAGCCCCCTCAGATAGCATAA
- a CDS encoding porin family protein, with the protein MKKTFLILFLFSLTQAKSQVLISLIFGDKLNSPFLEFGLEGGVNFSDIYDMEADGANPGFNLGFYFDIRSKQNPAWMINTGVIVKSPMGARHIPLYSLENEDLDNTFAAGRVNRELRYFNVPILIKHQFKSNIYVKAGPQFGLLAKAFDSFKAEIDDNDVIYRKNIRDQVRVIDAGVAFGTGYHINAGNGINITVQYYYGLVPVMKGDGPNVYNRSLYLTAGIPIGKGKAAQRRAEKEAELNRIILPEEETTKPKN; encoded by the coding sequence ATGAAAAAAACTTTTCTTATTCTGTTCTTATTTAGTCTCACACAGGCGAAATCACAGGTTTTGATTTCGCTTATTTTTGGTGATAAACTAAACTCGCCTTTTTTGGAATTTGGTCTTGAAGGCGGCGTTAATTTCTCTGATATTTACGATATGGAAGCAGACGGAGCTAATCCGGGTTTTAATCTGGGGTTTTATTTTGATATTCGTTCCAAACAAAATCCTGCCTGGATGATTAATACAGGTGTTATTGTAAAATCGCCTATGGGTGCACGTCATATTCCGCTTTATTCACTTGAAAATGAAGATCTGGACAATACATTCGCTGCTGGAAGAGTAAACCGTGAATTACGCTATTTTAATGTGCCTATTTTAATCAAACATCAGTTTAAAAGTAATATTTATGTAAAGGCAGGACCTCAGTTCGGACTATTGGCTAAAGCCTTTGATTCTTTTAAAGCAGAAATTGACGATAATGATGTGATTTACAGAAAGAACATCAGGGACCAGGTCAGGGTTATTGATGCCGGAGTTGCTTTTGGCACCGGATATCACATAAATGCGGGCAACGGGATAAACATCACGGTGCAGTATTATTACGGATTGGTTCCGGTAATGAAAGGCGACGGTCCCAATGTTTATAACAGATCGCTTTATTTAACAGCCGGAATCCCTATTGGGAAGGGAAAAGCGGCTCAAAGACGTGCCGAAAAAGAAGCAGAACTTAACAGGATAATCCTGCCAGAAGAGGAAACAACGAAACCAAAAAACTGA
- a CDS encoding chemotaxis protein CheB: MEENKIKDCRLVIIGGSAGSLNALMQILPGLKKLNNFAIVIVLHRKSTDDQTLEELLTLKSKVAVRPIEDKTLLIAGFVYVAPSNYHLLFEKDETMALDISEKINYSRPSIDVSFESAAEVYGSSLAGILFSGSNTDGTEGLKAIQAHGGKIVVQNPLSADMPFMPNNAILFTTPDYIMNNAEILKLLNSINH; encoded by the coding sequence ATGGAGGAAAATAAAATAAAAGACTGCAGATTAGTTATAATAGGAGGATCGGCAGGAAGTTTAAACGCCTTAATGCAGATTTTACCGGGATTAAAAAAACTTAATAATTTTGCGATTGTTATTGTACTGCACCGCAAAAGCACCGATGATCAGACTTTAGAAGAACTATTGACTTTAAAATCTAAAGTTGCCGTAAGACCAATTGAAGACAAAACACTGCTTATAGCCGGTTTTGTATATGTGGCGCCGTCAAATTATCATTTATTATTTGAAAAAGATGAAACAATGGCGCTCGATATTTCGGAGAAAATAAACTACAGCCGTCCCAGCATTGATGTTTCGTTTGAATCTGCAGCTGAGGTTTACGGCAGTTCCTTAGCAGGTATTTTATTTTCGGGATCAAATACAGACGGAACAGAAGGTTTAAAAGCCATTCAGGCGCACGGCGGGAAAATTGTAGTACAGAATCCGCTTTCGGCAGATATGCCTTTTATGCCTAACAACGCGATCTTGTTTACCACACCGGATTATATCATGAACAATGCCGAAATATTAAAATTACTGAATTCGATTAACCACTAA
- a CDS encoding CheR family methyltransferase, which translates to MIEDIELETLINEVYEYYGFDFGSYSRASLKRRVNRVFHLDGFTHFHEFLSKVRSDPEYYKKMVDEITVNVTEMFRDPAFYTVVRNEILPLLGTKPFIRLWHAGCSTGEEVYSMAIMLKEAGLLHKSLIYATDINATVLDTAKKGIFPLRMMKEYSQNYRDAGGQEDFSSYYTANYGIAKFNEELAEKMVFSQHNLVSDTSFNEFDMILCRNVLIYFDNELQKRVINLFDESLAVLGFLALGTKETIKYSISQTKYKQFEKEKIWRKIK; encoded by the coding sequence ATGATTGAGGATATTGAGTTAGAAACACTTATCAATGAAGTTTATGAATATTATGGTTTTGATTTTGGAAGTTACTCAAGAGCTTCACTAAAAAGACGTGTAAACAGGGTTTTTCATCTGGACGGATTTACCCATTTTCACGAATTCCTTTCAAAAGTTCGTTCGGATCCTGAATATTATAAAAAAATGGTCGACGAAATCACCGTTAACGTTACAGAGATGTTTCGCGATCCGGCTTTTTATACCGTTGTAAGGAACGAAATCCTGCCTTTATTAGGAACAAAACCTTTTATCAGACTCTGGCACGCAGGCTGTTCAACCGGCGAAGAAGTGTATTCTATGGCTATTATGCTGAAAGAAGCAGGCCTGCTGCATAAATCCTTAATTTATGCAACAGATATTAATGCAACCGTTTTAGATACGGCCAAAAAAGGAATTTTCCCTCTCAGGATGATGAAGGAATATTCACAAAACTATCGTGATGCCGGCGGTCAGGAAGACTTTTCGTCTTACTACACTGCCAATTACGGTATTGCTAAATTTAATGAAGAACTGGCCGAAAAAATGGTCTTTTCGCAGCACAATCTCGTGTCTGACACCTCGTTTAACGAGTTTGATATGATCTTGTGCCGTAATGTTTTAATATATTTTGATAATGAACTTCAAAAGAGGGTCATTAATTTATTTGATGAAAGTTTAGCTGTTTTAGGGTTTCTGGCCTTAGGCACAAAAGAAACCATAAAATATTCTATTTCTCAAACCAAATACAAACAGTTTGAAAAAGAGAAAATATGGAGGAAAATAAAATAA
- a CDS encoding response regulator: MGKKKILIVDDDSRNIFALVNTLRVKSYDCLSCTSAEEALKILKSDEQIDAVLIDMMMPEMDGYEAIPLIKAIPSRESTLVVAVTAQAMTGDKEKCLEAGADDYISKPVDVDKLLLILSKI; encoded by the coding sequence ATGGGAAAAAAGAAGATTTTAATTGTAGATGATGATTCCAGGAACATCTTTGCACTGGTAAACACTTTACGCGTTAAATCGTACGATTGTTTGTCTTGTACAAGTGCAGAAGAAGCACTCAAAATTCTAAAATCTGACGAACAGATCGATGCTGTTTTGATAGATATGATGATGCCCGAAATGGATGGTTACGAGGCGATTCCGTTAATAAAAGCGATTCCGTCACGAGAATCGACTCTTGTTGTTGCGGTCACGGCACAGGCCATGACGGGCGACAAAGAAAAATGTTTAGAAGCCGGTGCAGATGATTACATCTCCAAACCGGTCGATGTTGATAAGTTACTGCTTATTTTGAGTAAAATTTAA